One Deltaproteobacteria bacterium genomic window carries:
- a CDS encoding GldG family protein translates to QGSLLTLLTVVFVAILVGISLLVYRFPWRLDLTEGKKNSISSQTQKILKTINQDVWIRAFFQEGNPGKKKAQALFEIYGYTNPRIHHQFIDPDRQPSLAQQYGVRNYGALILESGEKTQSVAVTDEEGITNGLLRLMQTKAKKVVFLSGHGEKSVEDSQKAGYSMAKGLLTKENYLVEERNLLAGGGFDAEVRLLVIAGPKKPFFPEEIEDLKKYCQSGGRVILLLEPYQDSGLKEWLASLGVTLNDDIVIDKLSRVYGGDYLIPMAGSYGRHPITDQFTVATFFPTARSINIFPSPSSPVSAEVLVRSSSGSWSELNRKDMEKGKASFDPGQEQKGPLPLAVLVNFSSPGKMAERNEPKEKEKKSPKGQIVLFGDSDFASNGYFNLSGNGDLFLNTVNYLTEEEALIAIRPAKTAQVRPLTLSSSQVMVLFWVSLVLMPLMVIGAGILVWRSRRKAR, encoded by the coding sequence CAAGGCTCCTTGTTGACCCTCCTGACCGTGGTCTTTGTGGCCATTCTGGTCGGGATCAGCCTGCTGGTCTATCGGTTTCCCTGGCGTCTGGATCTGACAGAGGGGAAAAAGAACTCCATTTCCAGCCAAACGCAAAAGATCCTAAAGACCATCAATCAGGATGTCTGGATCCGGGCCTTTTTTCAGGAAGGCAACCCGGGCAAAAAGAAGGCCCAGGCCCTTTTTGAGATCTATGGCTATACCAATCCCCGCATCCATCACCAGTTTATCGATCCCGATCGGCAGCCTTCCCTGGCCCAACAATACGGAGTGCGCAACTACGGGGCCTTGATCCTGGAATCAGGGGAAAAAACCCAGTCGGTGGCTGTGACCGATGAAGAAGGGATCACCAATGGTCTGCTGCGTTTAATGCAAACCAAGGCCAAAAAGGTCGTTTTTTTGTCCGGCCATGGGGAAAAAAGCGTTGAGGATTCCCAAAAGGCCGGTTATTCCATGGCCAAAGGTCTCCTTACCAAAGAAAATTATCTGGTGGAGGAGAGGAACCTTCTGGCCGGGGGCGGGTTTGATGCCGAGGTCCGCCTTCTGGTGATCGCCGGACCGAAAAAGCCCTTTTTCCCGGAAGAGATCGAGGATCTGAAAAAATATTGCCAGTCCGGGGGCCGGGTAATCCTTCTGCTGGAGCCTTATCAAGACAGCGGGTTAAAGGAATGGTTGGCCTCTCTTGGGGTGACCCTGAACGATGACATCGTGATCGACAAGCTCAGCCGGGTCTACGGGGGGGATTATCTGATCCCTATGGCCGGGTCTTACGGTCGCCATCCGATAACCGATCAATTTACTGTAGCCACTTTCTTTCCTACGGCCCGATCTATAAACATCTTTCCTTCCCCGTCTTCCCCGGTATCAGCCGAGGTCCTGGTCCGTTCTTCTTCCGGGAGTTGGTCTGAATTAAACAGGAAAGATATGGAAAAAGGAAAGGCCTCCTTTGACCCCGGGCAAGAGCAGAAAGGCCCGTTGCCCCTGGCCGTTTTAGTGAACTTTTCTTCCCCGGGAAAAATGGCGGAAAGAAACGAACCCAAAGAAAAAGAAAAAAAATCTCCTAAAGGACAAATCGTCCTTTTCGGCGATTCGGATTTTGCCAGTAACGGCTATTTTAACCTTTCGGGGAATGGGGACCTTTTCTTAAACACGGTAAATTACCTGACTGAAGAGGAGGCCCTGATCGCCATCCGTCCAGCCAAAACGGCGCAGGTCCGACCCTTGACCCTTTCCTCCTCTCAGGTCATGGTTTTGTTTTGGGTTTCCCTGGTCCTGATGCCTCTTATGGTCATAGGGGCCGGAATTTTGGTCTGGAGGTCGAGGAGAAAGGCCCGGTGA
- a CDS encoding DUF4340 domain-containing protein: MILRKLWVYLSILVVVAGIWAAMEFFFPKKSEDIKNQALFPGISSAKIVEIQWRRGADVIHLKKEGSWKIIQPISGPADSKVVEGILQTLNTLRWERKWSDPRQDLKEFGLDIPRWKILFLTQGKWFEIQVGNKTAVGNTCYIKISNSSDLFLIEEHLVKELDRDLSALNEKKIKEGP, encoded by the coding sequence GTGATTTTAAGGAAGCTGTGGGTTTATCTTTCCATCCTGGTGGTGGTGGCCGGGATATGGGCTGCGATGGAATTCTTTTTCCCTAAGAAATCGGAAGACATTAAAAACCAGGCCCTTTTCCCAGGTATTTCGTCGGCTAAGATAGTGGAGATACAATGGAGACGAGGGGCTGATGTGATCCACCTTAAAAAGGAAGGCTCCTGGAAGATTATTCAACCCATTTCGGGCCCGGCTGATTCGAAGGTGGTTGAGGGGATCCTCCAAACCCTGAATACTCTGCGCTGGGAACGAAAATGGTCCGACCCCAGACAGGACCTGAAAGAATTCGGCCTGGATATTCCCAGATGGAAAATCCTGTTCTTAACCCAGGGCAAATGGTTTGAAATTCAGGTAGGGAATAAAACCGCCGTGGGAAATACCTGCTATATTAAAATTTCCAATTCTTCGGACCTTTTTCTGATCGAAGAACATTTGGTCAAGGAATTGGATCGGGACCTGTCGGCCCTGAATGAAAAAAAGATCAAGGAAGGTCCCTGA